In a genomic window of Macadamia integrifolia cultivar HAES 741 unplaced genomic scaffold, SCU_Mint_v3 scaffold1688, whole genome shotgun sequence:
- the LOC122064593 gene encoding AAA-ATPase At3g50940-like, translating into MTTSSTNVPSAKAILSTAASVAASVMLVRTIVQDFLPHELQDYVFSGLRKFFNQFSSQLTIVIEEFDELTNNQVYEAAEIYLGNKISPNTQTLRISKSEKEKNLKVAMGRNEEIVDTFDGIQFKWRLVCTQIESKGYHNPRDLNSSFLSEIRSFELSFHKKHKEKVLHSYLPYILEQSESMKEENKTVKLFTVNENGLYRNLADAWSSINLDHPATFDTLAMDLELKKMIMEDLERFVQRKEFYRRVGKAWKRGYLLYGPPGTGKSSLIAAMANYLNFDIYDLELTDLHSNSALRRLLIATANRSILVVEDIDCTVDFQDRLAEARAAQPYQFEQGNQVTLSGFLNFIDGLWSSCGDERIIVFTTNHKDRLDHALLRPGRMDMHIHMSFCTPSGFKILVSNYLQINDHPFFTEIEELIEKVEVTPAMVAEELMKKGNPEAALKGLLEFLHSKEKESAETMTTETQKGETDQKEREDYSI; encoded by the exons ATGACTACTTCTTCCACTAATGTGCCCTCTGCCAAAGCCATATTATCCACGGCGGCCTCTGTGGCAGCTTCGGTAATGCTCGTCCGGACTATAGTGCAGGACTTCTTACCTCATGAGCTCCAAGATTATGTTTTCTCTGGCCTTCGGAAATTCTTCAACCAATTCTCCTCCCAACTCACTATTGTCATCGAAGAATTCGATGAGCTCACAAACAATCAAGTCTATGAAGCTGCAGAGATCTACTTAGGCAACAAAATCTCTCCCAACACCCAAACACTAAGAATTAGCAAATCCGAAAAGGAGAAGAACCTCAAGGTCGCAAtgggaagaaatgaagagatAGTTGATACCTTTGATGGTATTCAATTCAAATGGAGATTGGTTTGTACCCAAATCGAATCCAAGGGTTATCATAACCCACGAGACCTTAATTCTTCCTTTCTATCAGAAATCAGGTCATTTGAGCTCAGTTTTCATAAGAAACACAAAGAGAAGGTGTTGCACTCTTACTTGCCTTACATATTGGAGCAATCCGAGTCCATGAAAGAAGAGAATAAGACAGTGAAGCTCTTTACTGTGAACGAAAATGGTTTATATAGGAACTTGGCAGATGCATGGAGTTCCATTAACTTGGATCACCCTGCAACTTTTGATACATTGGCGATGGATTTGGAGCTCAAGAAGATGATAATGGAAGATCTAGAGAGGTTTGTTCAGAGAAAAGAGTTCTATAGGAGAGTTGGAAAGGCTTGGAAACGTGGTTACCTCTTGTATGGTCCACCTGGAACAGGGAAGTCGAGCTTGATTGCTGCCATGGCCAATTATCTCAACTTTGATATCTATGATTTGGAGCTCACTGATCTTCATAGCAACTCGGCACTGAGGAGATTGTTGATAGCGACGGCAAATAGATCCATATTAGTTGTGGAAGATATTGATTGCACAGTGGATTTTCAAGATCGGCTAGCTGAGGCTAGAGCTGCACAACCTTATCAATTTGAACAGGGCAACCAG GTAACCCTATCAgggtttttaaattttattgatGGCCTATGGTCAAGCTGTGGAGATGAGCGGATCATTGTGTTCACAACCAACCATAAGGATCGGTTAGATCATGCATTGCTTCGTCCTGGTCGCATGGACATGCACATTCACATGTCCTTTTGCACACCTAGTGGGTTCAAAATCCTTGTTTCTAATTATCTCCAGATTAATGATCACCCATTCTTCACAGAGATTGAAGAGCTAATAGAGAAAGTTGAGGTCACTCCTGCAATGGTTGCTGAGGAGCTCATGAAGAAAGGGAATCCTGAAGCTGCACTTAAAGGCCTCCTTGAATTCTTGCATTCTAAGGAAAAGGAAAGTGCGGAAACAATGACCACTGAAACCCAGAAAGGAGAAACTGAccagaaagaaagggaagactACTCCATATGA